A single Dechloromonas denitrificans DNA region contains:
- a CDS encoding peptidoglycan DD-metalloendopeptidase family protein, whose protein sequence is MIRVLALVLPSLLLAGCFSQQPVPAVDRNSTAQSRAATAAQPSGPGYYTVKRGDTLYRIALDNGQAYTDIAAWNNIVNPSSIREGQVLRIAPPGPVENGGSVVAKPIDSGAGIESRSLDQPAASSPVISHGGSIKREPRVGKEPYSDEAYARLSSTGEVAAKPAETRVEAKPDPAAVAPPVAAGPDDVPWLWPTAGKLVAPYSEAGNKGLDFAGKAGDPVLAAGDGKVVYAGAGLRGYGELVIVKHNATFLSAYAHNRKILVKEGQQVSRGQKIAEMGNTDADSVKLHFEIRKQGKPVDPAQYLPKR, encoded by the coding sequence ATGATTCGAGTTTTAGCCCTTGTTTTACCCAGTCTGCTGCTTGCCGGCTGTTTTTCGCAACAACCGGTGCCAGCGGTCGACCGTAATTCGACCGCCCAATCGAGAGCGGCTACGGCTGCTCAGCCATCCGGGCCCGGTTATTACACGGTCAAGCGTGGCGACACCTTGTATCGTATTGCGCTGGATAACGGGCAGGCTTACACGGATATTGCCGCCTGGAACAATATTGTGAATCCTTCGTCGATCAGGGAAGGGCAGGTTCTGCGCATTGCACCGCCGGGACCGGTGGAAAATGGTGGATCGGTGGTCGCCAAGCCGATTGATTCCGGTGCCGGGATCGAATCCCGGTCGCTTGATCAGCCGGCTGCATCGTCGCCCGTAATTAGCCATGGCGGGAGCATCAAACGTGAGCCGCGTGTCGGCAAGGAACCTTATTCCGACGAGGCCTATGCCCGCCTGAGTTCAACCGGCGAAGTCGCCGCCAAGCCGGCAGAAACCCGTGTCGAAGCCAAGCCTGACCCGGCTGCTGTCGCGCCGCCAGTCGCGGCTGGTCCGGATGATGTGCCATGGTTGTGGCCGACGGCCGGAAAACTGGTGGCGCCCTACAGTGAGGCGGGTAACAAGGGGCTCGATTTTGCCGGCAAGGCTGGCGATCCGGTGTTGGCTGCCGGCGATGGCAAGGTGGTTTATGCCGGCGCCGGATTGCGTGGTTACGGTGAATTGGTGATCGTCAAACACAACGCGACATTCCTCTCGGCGTACGCCCATAACCGCAAAATCCTGGTCAAGGAAGGCCAGCAGGTAAGTCGGGGCCAGAAAATTGCCGAAATGGGCAATACCGATGCCGATTCGGTGAAGTTGCACTTTGAAATACGTAAACAGGGCAAGCCGGTCGATCCAGCGCAATATTTGCCCAAAAGATGA
- the rpoS gene encoding RNA polymerase sigma factor RpoS has product MSDLDEHLDEGEFDARSDEAAVVPEPEAVAPELELLEDVTQLYLNEIGAKPLLTPAEELATSRLLRAGDFSARQKMIEHNLRLVVNIAKHYLNRGIPLLDLIEEGNLGLIHALEKFDPERGFRFSTYATWWIRQSIERGIMNQSRTIRLPVHVVKEINLVLRAIRHLESADRRDSTVERIAMLLDKSEEEVRRILSLNEHIASLDAPLEIDPNHTMAEVIADETGGDPESLLQSSEVGSLLDDWLAQLSERQRSVIERRYGLSGADVATLDVIATDLGLTRERVRQIQMEGLDRLRKIIKRGNISRDSLL; this is encoded by the coding sequence ATGAGCGATCTGGACGAACATCTCGATGAGGGAGAGTTCGACGCTCGATCGGACGAAGCTGCCGTGGTTCCCGAGCCGGAAGCTGTCGCTCCCGAACTTGAGTTGCTTGAGGATGTCACCCAGCTTTACCTGAACGAGATTGGCGCCAAGCCGCTGCTGACGCCGGCTGAAGAGCTGGCGACCTCGCGCCTGCTGAGGGCCGGGGATTTTTCAGCGCGGCAGAAGATGATCGAGCACAATCTTCGGCTGGTGGTGAATATTGCCAAGCATTACCTGAATCGCGGCATTCCTTTGCTCGATCTGATCGAAGAAGGCAACCTCGGTCTGATTCATGCGCTGGAAAAATTCGATCCGGAGCGCGGCTTCCGTTTTTCCACTTATGCCACTTGGTGGATACGGCAAAGCATCGAGCGCGGCATCATGAACCAGTCGCGGACCATCCGTCTGCCGGTCCATGTCGTCAAGGAAATCAATCTGGTCTTGCGTGCCATTCGCCATCTCGAGTCGGCCGACCGCCGGGATTCGACCGTCGAACGCATAGCCATGCTGCTCGACAAGAGTGAGGAAGAGGTTCGCCGCATTCTTTCGTTGAACGAGCACATTGCCTCGCTCGACGCGCCGCTTGAAATCGACCCCAATCACACGATGGCCGAAGTGATTGCCGACGAGACTGGTGGCGATCCCGAATCCCTGCTCCAGTCGAGCGAAGTGGGTTCCTTGCTGGATGACTGGCTGGCGCAGCTTTCCGAGCGGCAGCGCTCGGTCATCGAGCGGCGCTATGGCTTGAGCGGGGCAGACGTCGCCACGCTCGATGTCATTGCCACGGACCTCGGTCTGACTCGCGAAAGGGTGCGTCAGATCCAGATGGAAGGTCTCGACCGTCTGCGCAAGATCATCAAGCGCGGCAATATTTCACGGGATTCGCTGTTGTAG
- the mltB gene encoding lytic murein transglycosylase B codes for MNLKHTLGALLLAALAGLTGAAPNTDDFASDPAVIAFARDLEQRHAFNADQLLSQFAQARPNAKVLQLIAPPVSPQQRSWERYRPRFLNDRRIDGGVRFWQENELTLARARALYGVPEEIIVAIIGVETEYGRNTGGFRVLEALATLAFHYPRRAEFFRTELEQFLLLARENNLEPLSVKGSFAGAIGIPQFMPGSQRRYAVDFDGDNRVDLAGSTNDAIGSVAHFLEQHGWQAGQPIAVAARSAGEPERSLLEAGLQPSLKVADLIEKGIFAAVDPSSTVALIDLVSPGRETEYWLGFDNFYVITRYNRSSFYAMSVFQLAEQIRSRMPAPGGTSYGAR; via the coding sequence ATGAACTTGAAGCACACCCTTGGCGCCCTGCTGCTCGCCGCCCTTGCCGGACTGACCGGTGCCGCGCCCAACACCGACGATTTCGCCAGCGATCCGGCGGTCATCGCTTTTGCCCGTGATCTCGAACAACGCCATGCCTTCAATGCCGACCAATTGTTGTCCCAGTTTGCCCAAGCCCGACCGAATGCCAAGGTGCTGCAACTGATCGCGCCACCGGTATCGCCGCAGCAACGCTCGTGGGAGCGCTACCGCCCGCGCTTTCTCAATGACCGGCGAATCGATGGCGGTGTCCGCTTCTGGCAGGAGAATGAGCTGACTCTGGCGCGCGCCCGGGCACTTTATGGTGTTCCGGAGGAAATCATCGTCGCCATCATCGGCGTCGAAACCGAATATGGTCGCAACACCGGCGGTTTCCGTGTCCTCGAAGCCTTGGCCACGCTCGCTTTCCACTATCCGCGGCGAGCCGAATTTTTCCGTACCGAACTGGAGCAATTTCTGCTGCTGGCCCGCGAGAACAATCTCGAGCCACTCAGCGTCAAAGGCTCGTTCGCTGGTGCCATCGGCATTCCGCAGTTCATGCCGGGTAGTCAGCGACGCTACGCAGTGGATTTTGATGGCGACAATCGCGTCGATCTCGCCGGCAGCACCAATGATGCGATCGGCAGCGTCGCCCACTTTCTCGAACAACATGGCTGGCAGGCCGGCCAACCGATCGCCGTTGCCGCCCGCAGCGCCGGAGAGCCGGAGCGCAGCCTGCTCGAAGCCGGCCTCCAGCCGAGCCTGAAAGTTGCTGACCTGATCGAGAAGGGCATCTTTGCCGCAGTCGATCCGAGCAGCACGGTCGCCTTGATCGACCTTGTCTCGCCGGGCCGGGAAACGGAATACTGGCTCGGCTTCGACAACTTCTATGTGATCACCCGCTACAACCGTTCGAGCTTCTATGCGATGTCGGTTTTCCAGCTGGCGGAACAGATCCGCAGCCGCATGCCGGCTCCCGGGGGAACGTCCTACGGAGCGCGGTAG
- a CDS encoding DUF3488 and DUF4129 domain-containing transglutaminase family protein: MSTPAREALDHTAVPWLFAAALATIAPHFVHQPLWLSILTGVMLCWGVWLWWRDQRLPGRWLLVLLVIAGCTGIFIEFRTLFGRDAGVAMLVMFMAMKLLELKRRRDGIVAVTLGYFLLLTHYLYSQSIPTGLWLLTAMWIVTAALIRLHGGPASFLRATLSYAVLLIAQALPFMLVLYLLFPRVSGPLWGLPQDAHAGKTGLSDSMSPGSVAQLAQSSEIAFRVRFDGEIPAKDKLYWRGPVMENFDGTTWRPFAGRYQTARLQIIASPIGYETTLEAHNQRWLLALDAPASLPSETVLNGVLTAASRQPLTSRQRYRLSASLDYRFNTVEDPAVLQRSLALPAGRNEQARQLAKSWREREASPEAVIRKALSLFSSEFFYTLQPPLLGENSVDEFLFQSKRGFCEHYAAAFVVLMRSAGIPARVVGGYQGGERNPVDGYLVVRQSDAHAWAEVWLEGRGWVRVDPTAAVSPARIETGIADALPTGEPLPALIQVRTAWLRTLRHRWEAINNAWNQQVLGYDPQRQRELLSRLGLPDTDWRSLAITLGLVSSLLLATLTAWTLYQKPHHDPASRLWHKALRHLQRRQVNCAPWETPLALARRIQDEHPDLAEPLMRVVEAYLLARYGSSPNDLKTLREAIARLP; this comes from the coding sequence ATGAGCACACCCGCCCGTGAAGCGCTTGACCACACGGCAGTGCCCTGGCTTTTCGCGGCGGCACTGGCGACCATTGCGCCGCACTTCGTACATCAGCCACTCTGGCTCTCCATCCTGACCGGCGTGATGCTTTGTTGGGGTGTCTGGTTGTGGTGGCGCGATCAGCGCCTGCCCGGTCGCTGGCTGTTGGTACTGCTGGTGATCGCTGGCTGCACCGGCATATTCATCGAATTCCGCACCCTGTTCGGGCGCGATGCCGGCGTCGCCATGCTGGTCATGTTCATGGCCATGAAGTTGCTCGAACTGAAGCGGCGGCGCGACGGCATCGTCGCCGTGACGCTCGGCTACTTTTTGCTGCTGACTCATTATCTCTATTCGCAAAGCATTCCGACCGGGCTATGGCTGCTGACCGCGATGTGGATCGTTACCGCCGCGCTGATCCGCCTGCACGGCGGGCCGGCCAGCTTTTTACGCGCAACCTTGAGTTATGCCGTGCTACTCATTGCCCAGGCGTTGCCGTTCATGCTCGTTCTCTACCTGCTCTTCCCGCGTGTCTCCGGCCCGCTCTGGGGCTTGCCGCAGGATGCCCACGCCGGCAAGACCGGCCTGTCCGACAGCATGTCGCCGGGCAGCGTCGCCCAGCTCGCACAGAGTAGCGAAATAGCTTTCCGCGTCCGCTTCGACGGCGAAATACCGGCCAAGGACAAACTCTACTGGCGCGGTCCGGTAATGGAAAATTTCGACGGCACGACCTGGCGCCCTTTCGCCGGACGTTACCAGACCGCACGCCTGCAAATCATCGCGTCGCCAATCGGCTACGAAACCACGCTGGAAGCCCACAACCAGCGCTGGTTACTGGCCCTTGACGCGCCCGCCAGCCTGCCGTCGGAAACGGTCCTGAACGGGGTACTGACCGCAGCAAGTCGCCAGCCACTGACCAGCCGCCAGCGCTACCGCCTTTCGGCCAGCCTCGACTATCGCTTCAACACGGTCGAAGATCCCGCCGTATTGCAGCGTAGTTTGGCGCTGCCAGCCGGCCGCAATGAGCAAGCACGCCAATTGGCAAAAAGCTGGCGGGAGCGTGAAGCATCGCCGGAAGCCGTCATCCGGAAAGCACTCAGCCTGTTCAGCAGCGAATTTTTCTACACGCTGCAGCCCCCGCTGCTTGGCGAGAACAGCGTCGACGAATTCCTGTTCCAGAGCAAGCGCGGCTTTTGCGAGCACTATGCCGCCGCCTTCGTCGTACTGATGCGCAGCGCCGGCATACCGGCCCGCGTCGTCGGCGGCTATCAGGGTGGTGAGCGTAATCCGGTGGACGGCTACCTGGTGGTGCGCCAGTCCGATGCACACGCCTGGGCCGAAGTCTGGTTGGAAGGGCGCGGCTGGGTACGCGTCGACCCAACGGCGGCGGTCTCACCGGCCCGGATCGAAACCGGCATCGCTGACGCACTGCCGACCGGTGAACCGTTGCCGGCTCTGATCCAGGTCCGCACGGCATGGCTGCGCACGCTGCGCCACCGCTGGGAAGCCATCAACAACGCCTGGAACCAGCAGGTGCTTGGTTACGACCCGCAACGCCAGCGCGAACTGCTGTCCCGCCTCGGCCTGCCGGATACCGACTGGCGCAGCCTGGCGATCACACTCGGGCTGGTCAGCAGCCTGCTGCTCGCCACCCTCACGGCCTGGACGCTTTACCAGAAACCGCATCACGACCCGGCCAGCCGACTTTGGCATAAAGCCTTGCGACATCTGCAGCGCCGACAGGTAAACTGCGCGCCTTGGGAAACGCCGCTGGCCCTGGCTCGTCGAATTCAAGACGAGCATCCGGATCTGGCCGAACCGTTGATGCGCGTTGTCGAGGCCTACCTGCTGGCCCGCTACGGAAGCAGCCCCAACGATCTGAAAACCTTGCGCGAAGCCATCGCGCGACTGCCCTGA
- a CDS encoding DUF58 domain-containing protein, which produces MGIVARLKQQLFRWQSDGTAPLRLGQRRIFIIPTRGGLLFALALLVMLLGAINYTLALGHALVFLLGGLGIIGMVHTFRNLHALLISPGRCEPVFCGETAHFQITLSNDRSTPRLALELEAEPGQAVIVAVNAQDSTKIGIPLNTRRRGWLELPRVRLATRYPLGLFVAWCYLQPAMRCLVYPAPLASPLPPPSPTPAGGERSGDGGQEDFAGFRERQPADSPRHVAWKASARDAGERPLLVKQFAGGGQVELQLDWVLTDPAQPVEIRLSQLTGWVCAAEAEGCGYNLRLPGLEIPPGCGVAHRRRCLEALALWQP; this is translated from the coding sequence GTGGGTATCGTCGCCAGGCTCAAGCAGCAACTGTTCCGCTGGCAAAGCGACGGCACGGCCCCGTTACGTCTGGGCCAGCGGCGCATATTCATCATCCCGACGCGCGGCGGGCTGCTTTTTGCGCTGGCGCTGCTCGTCATGCTTCTCGGGGCGATCAACTACACATTGGCGCTCGGCCATGCCCTGGTTTTTCTGCTTGGCGGCCTGGGCATCATCGGCATGGTCCATACCTTTCGCAACCTCCATGCCCTACTGATCAGCCCCGGGCGTTGCGAGCCGGTTTTTTGCGGTGAAACGGCGCACTTCCAGATAACCCTCAGCAACGACCGTTCGACACCGCGCCTCGCCCTGGAGCTGGAAGCCGAACCCGGCCAAGCGGTGATTGTTGCGGTCAATGCGCAGGACAGCACAAAAATCGGCATCCCGCTCAACACCCGCCGGCGCGGCTGGCTCGAACTGCCGCGAGTCCGCCTGGCGACGCGCTACCCGCTGGGCCTTTTCGTCGCCTGGTGCTATCTGCAACCGGCCATGCGTTGCCTGGTCTACCCGGCGCCGCTGGCGAGCCCTTTGCCCCCGCCCTCGCCGACACCGGCTGGCGGCGAGCGCAGCGGTGACGGCGGTCAGGAAGATTTCGCCGGATTCCGCGAACGCCAGCCGGCCGACTCGCCCCGCCACGTAGCCTGGAAAGCCAGCGCCCGCGATGCCGGCGAGCGACCGTTGCTGGTCAAGCAGTTCGCAGGGGGTGGCCAGGTCGAACTGCAGTTGGATTGGGTGCTGACCGACCCGGCACAGCCCGTCGAAATCCGCCTGTCGCAGCTGACCGGCTGGGTCTGCGCGGCCGAAGCCGAGGGCTGCGGTTACAACCTGCGCCTGCCCGGGCTGGAAATTCCGCCGGGTTGCGGTGTGGCTCATCGCCGGCGCTGTCTTGAAGCCCTCGCCCTGTGGCAGCCATGA
- a CDS encoding AAA family ATPase — protein sequence MFGNAAALLSGRPRPFDAVLTRAGEIILGKENEIRLALTCLLAGGHLLIEDLPGMGKTTLAHALARLLGLQFSRIQFTSDLLPADITGVSIFDRDKSAFRFLPGPVFAQLVLADEINRATPKTQSALLEAMEEGQVTAEGQTRALPRPFFVIATQNPAHQIGTFPLPESQLDRFLMRIELGYPDRAAERALLAAGSQRAQAEHLAPCFQADDLPAVQKEIAAVHTAGPLIDYVQNLIEATRNNPNFQHGLSPRAGLALLAAARAWAWLAGRDMVLPDDVQAVLPAVARHRLRSAQGSGFASLEDIATLMRSVAIP from the coding sequence ATGTTTGGCAATGCAGCAGCACTTCTCTCCGGCCGGCCTCGCCCATTCGACGCCGTCCTGACGCGGGCTGGCGAGATCATTCTCGGCAAGGAAAATGAAATCCGACTGGCCTTGACCTGCCTGCTGGCCGGCGGGCATTTATTGATCGAAGACCTGCCCGGCATGGGCAAGACGACACTGGCCCACGCCCTCGCCCGCTTGCTCGGCCTGCAATTCTCACGCATCCAGTTCACCAGCGACCTGCTGCCGGCCGATATCACCGGCGTATCGATATTCGACCGCGACAAAAGCGCCTTTCGTTTCCTGCCCGGCCCGGTCTTTGCCCAACTGGTCCTGGCCGACGAAATCAACCGCGCCACACCGAAAACCCAAAGCGCGCTACTCGAAGCGATGGAAGAAGGCCAGGTCACGGCCGAGGGCCAGACACGCGCCCTGCCGCGCCCGTTCTTCGTCATCGCGACGCAGAACCCGGCCCACCAGATCGGCACCTTTCCGCTACCGGAATCGCAGCTCGACCGCTTTCTGATGCGCATCGAACTCGGCTACCCGGACCGCGCGGCCGAACGCGCCCTGCTCGCCGCCGGCAGCCAGCGGGCGCAGGCCGAGCATTTAGCGCCCTGCTTCCAGGCCGACGATCTGCCCGCCGTGCAGAAGGAGATTGCCGCCGTTCATACGGCCGGGCCGCTGATCGATTACGTACAGAACCTGATCGAAGCGACCCGGAACAATCCGAATTTCCAGCACGGCCTGTCGCCCCGCGCCGGCCTGGCCCTGCTCGCCGCCGCCCGCGCCTGGGCCTGGCTGGCCGGACGCGACATGGTTCTGCCGGATGACGTACAGGCGGTATTGCCGGCGGTCGCCCGCCACCGACTGCGCTCGGCACAAGGCAGCGGCTTCGCCAGTCTAGAAGACATCGCCACGTTGATGCGCAGCGTTGCCATTCCCTGA
- a CDS encoding histone deacetylase family protein, which yields MTTTAFITHRDCQLHDMGSHHPESPQRLTAINDHLIAQGIDAYFVYHDAPLATFEQLLRVHPASHLERIKRASPEHGVVHLDPDTAMNPHTWQAALRAAGAGCMAVDLVMSGECENAFCAVRPPGHHAEKANPMGFCFFNNIGVAARHALKVHGLERVAIIDFDVHHGNGTEDVFAGDEQVLMCSIFQHPFYPYSGADKQAANMCNVPLAAGCGGEEFRDAVLQVWTPRLKEFKPQMIFISAGFDGHYEDDMGGLKLLEKDFAWCTEHMKKLAAELCQKRIVSMLEGGYVMTSLARSVGAHLRALADL from the coding sequence GTGACAACCACTGCCTTCATCACCCATAGAGACTGTCAGTTACATGACATGGGTTCGCATCACCCCGAGTCCCCGCAACGTCTTACCGCCATCAACGATCACCTGATTGCCCAAGGGATCGATGCCTATTTTGTCTATCACGATGCACCGCTTGCGACCTTCGAGCAACTGCTGCGGGTTCATCCCGCATCGCACCTCGAGCGCATCAAACGTGCTTCGCCGGAGCATGGCGTGGTCCATCTCGACCCGGACACGGCGATGAATCCCCATACCTGGCAAGCCGCGTTGCGGGCGGCCGGCGCCGGTTGCATGGCGGTCGATCTGGTAATGAGCGGCGAATGCGAAAATGCCTTCTGTGCCGTTCGCCCGCCTGGTCATCACGCTGAAAAGGCGAATCCGATGGGTTTCTGCTTCTTCAACAATATTGGTGTCGCCGCTCGTCATGCGCTCAAGGTGCATGGTCTGGAACGCGTGGCGATCATCGACTTCGATGTGCACCACGGCAATGGGACTGAAGACGTTTTTGCCGGCGACGAGCAGGTGCTGATGTGCAGCATCTTCCAGCACCCTTTTTATCCGTACAGCGGCGCCGACAAGCAGGCTGCCAACATGTGCAATGTGCCGCTGGCTGCCGGTTGCGGCGGCGAGGAGTTCCGCGATGCCGTGCTGCAGGTATGGACGCCGCGTCTCAAGGAGTTCAAGCCGCAGATGATCTTCATCTCGGCCGGCTTTGACGGTCACTATGAAGACGACATGGGTGGCCTGAAGTTGCTCGAAAAGGACTTCGCCTGGTGCACCGAGCATATGAAAAAGCTGGCGGCCGAGTTGTGCCAAAAGCGCATCGTCTCGATGCTCGAAGGCGGCTACGTGATGACCTCGCTGGCGCGCAGCGTCGGCGCGCATCTGCGGGCACTGGCCGATCTTTAA
- a CDS encoding aspartate kinase has protein sequence MALIVQKYGGTSVANPERIKNVAKRVAKFQAQGHQVVVVLSAMSGETNKLIALAKEIQANPDPRELDMIMSTGEQVTIGLLAMALQEIGVKAKSYTGGQVKVLTDSTFTKARILSIDEGNMRRDLDAGNVVVVAGFQGVDADGNITTLGRGGSDTSGVALAAALKADECQIYTDVDGVYTTDPRVVSEAKKLDTITFEEMLEMASLGSKVLQIRSVEFAGKYKVKLRVLSSFQDEGEGTLITVEEDKNMEQPIISGIAFNRDEAKLTMLGVPDTPGIAYQILGAIADANIDVDMIIQNIGSDGTTDFSFTVNRGEFAKAKAILETVKLKLGAREVRGDNKICKVSAVGVGMRSHPGVASKMFKALADEGINIQMISTSEIKISVVLDEKYLELAVRVLHRTFELDQ, from the coding sequence ATGGCGTTGATTGTTCAAAAATACGGTGGCACCTCGGTCGCCAATCCCGAGCGCATCAAGAATGTCGCCAAACGGGTTGCCAAGTTCCAGGCCCAAGGCCATCAGGTAGTAGTGGTTCTCTCGGCGATGAGCGGCGAAACCAACAAACTGATTGCCCTGGCCAAGGAAATTCAGGCCAACCCCGATCCGCGCGAGCTGGACATGATCATGTCCACCGGCGAACAGGTCACCATCGGTCTGCTGGCCATGGCGCTCCAGGAAATCGGTGTCAAGGCGAAGAGCTATACCGGCGGCCAGGTCAAAGTGCTGACCGACAGTACCTTCACCAAGGCGCGCATCCTGTCGATCGACGAAGGCAACATGCGCCGCGATCTCGATGCCGGTAACGTGGTCGTTGTCGCTGGCTTCCAGGGGGTCGATGCCGACGGTAATATCACGACGCTCGGCCGTGGCGGTTCCGATACCTCCGGCGTCGCGCTCGCTGCAGCGCTGAAGGCCGACGAGTGCCAGATCTACACCGATGTCGATGGCGTCTATACGACCGATCCGCGCGTCGTTTCCGAGGCCAAAAAGCTCGATACCATCACCTTCGAGGAAATGCTGGAAATGGCCAGCCTCGGCTCCAAGGTGCTGCAGATCCGCTCGGTCGAATTCGCCGGCAAGTACAAGGTCAAACTGCGCGTTCTTTCCAGCTTCCAGGACGAAGGGGAAGGTACGCTGATCACTGTTGAGGAAGACAAGAACATGGAACAACCGATCATCTCCGGTATCGCCTTCAATCGCGACGAAGCCAAGCTGACCATGCTGGGTGTTCCGGACACCCCGGGCATCGCCTACCAGATCCTGGGTGCCATTGCCGATGCCAATATCGACGTCGACATGATCATCCAGAACATCGGTAGCGACGGCACCACGGATTTCTCCTTCACGGTGAACCGCGGCGAATTTGCCAAGGCCAAGGCGATCCTCGAGACCGTCAAGCTCAAGCTGGGGGCCCGCGAGGTGAGGGGCGACAACAAGATCTGCAAGGTCTCCGCGGTTGGCGTCGGCATGCGTTCCCACCCGGGCGTCGCCAGCAAGATGTTCAAGGCGCTGGCCGATGAAGGCATCAACATCCAGATGATCTCGACTTCCGAGATCAAAATTTCCGTCGTACTTGACGAAAAATATCTGGAGTTGGCTGTGCGCGTGCTGCATCGC